The following are from one region of the Melospiza melodia melodia isolate bMelMel2 chromosome 14, bMelMel2.pri, whole genome shotgun sequence genome:
- the CREBRF gene encoding CREB3 regulatory factor produces MPQPSVSGMDPPFGDAFRSHLFSEQTLMSTDLLASSSDPDFMYELDREMDYQQSSRDNLLFMEDCKDLENLESFTDILDKEAAFTSKWEQWDTYCEDLTKYTKLTSCDIWGTKEVDYLGLDDFSSPYQDEEVISKTPTLAQLNSEDSQPVSDSLYYPDLLFSVKQNPLNPLLPGKKMASRAAAPVCSSKNVQAEAALSDCAQKASKAGSQPASSTQIMAKTSVYSSEKVNIHVECKDYVKKAKVKINPLPQSRPMLSQAHADAAKENTCYCGAVAKRQDRKGLESPHAHSTTPGLPFKETQELLLSPPQESPGLAVGESSLSASASVSDSSQKKEEHNYSLFVTDTLGEQSAKAEPEEEEEDEDDIEDEDHDEGFGSEHELSENDDEEEDYEDDKDDDISDTFSEPGYENDSVEDLKEMTAISSRKRGKRRYFWEYSEQLTPSQQERMLRPSEWDRDTLPSNMYQKNGLHHGKYAAKKSRRTDVEDLTPNPRKLLQIGNELRKLNKVISDLTPVSELPLTARPRSRKEKNKLASRACRLKKKAQYEANKVKLWGLNTEYDNLLFVINSIKQEIVNRVQVPKDDRGINMEQKLNILIKDTLGLPVAGQTSEFVNQVLEKTAEGDPTGGLVGLRIPMAKV; encoded by the exons ATGCCTCAG CCCAGTGTGAGTGGAATGGACCCTCCTTTTGGGGATGCCTTTCGGAGCCACCTGTTTTCAGAGCAGACCCTGATGAGCACGGATCTCCTGGCGAGCAGCTCGGATCCAGACTTCATGTATGAACTG GACAGAGAAATGGACTATCAGCAAAGCTCCAGGGACAACTTGCTTTTCATGGAGGACTGCAAAGACCTTGAGAACTTGGAGTCTTTTACAGACATCCTGGACAAAGAAGCTGCTTTCACCTCCAAGTGGGAGCAGTGGGATACCTACTGTGAAGACCTAACTAAGTACACTAAATTAACCAGCTGTGACATCTGGGGAACAAAAGAGGTGGATTACCTGGGCCTCGATGACTTCTCAAGCCCGTACCAGGATGAAGAGGTGATAAGCAAAACACCCACACTGGCTCAGCTGAACAGCGAGGACTCCCAGCCTGTCTCAGATTCACTCTATTACCCTGATTTGCTCTTTAGTGTGAAACAAAACCCTTTAAATCCTTTGTTACCTGGCAAAAAGATGGCGAGCAGAGCAGCGGCCCCGGTCTGCTCCTCCAAGAACGTTCAGGCCGAGGCCGCGCTGTCGGACTGTGCCCAGAAGGCCAGCAAGGCTGGCAGCCAGCCTGCTTCCAGCACACAGATCATGGCCAAGACCAGCGTGTACAGCAGTGAAAAGGTGAACATTCACGTTGAATGTAAAGACTATGTTAAAAAAGCAAAAGTAAAGATCAACCCCTTGCCGCAGAGCAGGCCGATGCTGAGCCAGGCGCACGCTGACGCGGCCAAGGAAAACACCTGCTACTGTGGGGCTGTGGCAAAGAGACAGGACAGGAAAGGACTTGAGTCCCCCCATGCTCACAGCACAACTCCTGGTTTGCCTTTTAAAGAgactcaagagctgctcctcagccccccCCAGGAGAGCCCGGGGCTGGCTGTGGGGGAGAGCAGCCTCTCCGCCAGCGCCTCCGTGTCCGACTCCTCGCAGAAGAAAGAAGAGCACAATTATTCTCTTTTTGTAACAGACACTTTGGGTGAACAGTCAGCCAAAGCTGagcccgaggaggaggaggaggatgaggatgatatTGAAGATGAGGACCACGATGAAGGGTTTGGCAGTGAGCACGAGCTGTCTGAGAATGACGATGAGGAGGAGGATTATGAGGACGATAAGGACGATGACATCAGTGACACATTCTCAGAACCAG GGTATGAAAACGATTCTGTGGAGGATTTGAAAGAAATGACTGCGATCTCCTCTCGGAAGAGAGGCAAGCGGAGATACTTCTGGGAGTACAGCGAGCAACTGACACCGTCCCAGCAGGAGAGGATGCTGAGGCCCTcggagtgggacagggacaccctgccCAGCAACATGTACCAGAAAAATGGGCTCCACCATG GAAAATATGCGGCAAAGAAGTCACGGAGGACTGATGTAGAAGACCTGACTCCCAACCCCAGAAAACTCCTCCAGATTGGTAATGAGCTgaggaagctgaacaaggtgaTCAGTGACCTGACACCCGTCAGTGAACTGCCCTTAACTGCCAGACCCAGGtcaaggaaagaaaagaacaagCTGGCTTCCAG GGCTTGTAGACTAAAAAAGAAAGCCCAGTATGAAGCCAATAAAGTGAAACTCTGGGGTCTCAACACGGAATATG aTAATTTACTCTTTGTCATCAACTCCATCAAACAAGAAATAGTTAATCGGGTGCAGGTGCCTAAAGATGACAGAGGAATCAACATGGAACAAAAGTTGAACATACTTATTAAAGACACTCTTG GACTCCCTGTAGCTGGCCAGACGTCGGAGTTTGTGAACCAGGTGCTGGAGAAGACGGCGGAGGGAGACCCCACGGGCGGCCTGGTGGGGCTCAGGATACCCATGGCCAAGGTGTAG